TATTAGTCCAAATAGTAAATACTTGTTTAAAGTTAAACTTAAGGTGTGTTTGCATACATGttatacacagtactcgagttgtaaaaaaaaatcaagggggatggtggattttatcatatgggggacagatcatttgtgctgattacaaataatataaaatattacaaataatagcactgaccaaaacacctgcagaaatactacaggaatgacatagcagcagttaaatgcagccttctgtaagctttaaatatccactgggcttacatcaaatacatcaaaacacaacaataaaaaacagttttctgaactttaaGATTAAGATACACTTTATTGTCCCACGTGTGGGAAATTCGGGTTGGGCTTTAATCCATGCTGCGCCCACAGACaacaagaatcaacaacaacaaaggacAGGGACTTCTCAAGGACAAGAACATACACCATATTTACATAGACATAGACCACAGAGTGTGTGTACTAGATGATACCATTTCAATAACACAGTTCAAAGATAACCATCCTCTATATTTCATTTGCTGCTATTAAGTAgccttatcaatatgcctctgtccttcacaggataagtaaaattgatcactgcaaaaactcaaaataagaatatttgtcctatttctagttaaaatgtctcattttagtaaaaacaatctcattacacttaaaacgagtcatcactggaaaaaacaacaattttcacctgtttcaagtagattttcacttgaaataagtagaaaaatctgccaatggaacaagatttttttgcttgtaatgagaagataaatcttgttccactggtagattttcctacttatttcaagtgaaaatttacttgaaacaggtgaaaattctcaaataagttatttttctggtgttatttttctggtgatgactctaaatgttgaaatagcagtaaaaccacattcattgatgaaatgacataatggatggaaaggggggatggcagttttacaggggggatgattttgaccgtttttatttcaggggggatgccatcccccctcatctcccctcaactccagtactggttatacaTGCCCGGGAAGCATAAAGATACAGTAAATTAGCATGTGCACTATtaggaatataaaaaaaagatcaaagccTTTACTTCACTTATCTTCTTTCTGTCATTTCAGCTGCCGTCATGACGTCTTCAAACACTGAGCTGAACAAAATATCATTAGAGTTGAAAAATCTGTCTCTTAAACGGCATCAACTTGAGGATCGGAGGAAAATTCTGTGCATTTTTCAAGAGTTGAGGAGTCGTGCAGAGTTTGGACAAACAGGTGACACGAAAAAAGAGATTGCTAACGAAACCTAGATTAATGTGATTAGTTATAATGAGCTGTCCTCACTGTCTGACCTCTGTGTACATTCTGCACTTTCATTATTACTTCTAGAGGAAGCAACCGCCACTCGAGAAGAGGTTGAGCTCATCAACAACATTCTCCAAGAACTCAATGAAAGGGCAGCTGAACTGCAAAGAGACTATGACAGTGCTTTAAATGCTAAAAACAGAAACAGTCAGAAAGGTACTGTACATGACAATTTGtctatttttttatgattattCAATCATATTGTCTTCCTCTTTTAATATTTGTCATTCTTTTGTAGATATTTCTGTCTCTTCCAGTCAGGAGGTTCAGCCGGATGTTTCCAGTCAATCCTCAAGTATTTTCTACATTGAAAGTCCACCAACCTTCCCCGGTGAGCCTATAATTCTCATGATCACAGTTCTGTTCATAAAACAAGATATACAGGTATTATTAACTTTTCACAAAATCACATTTATAGCGCCTTATGTGGGCTGgatgtaaatattttatttatttgtatatgacATCACCTTgtattcaaataaaacatttcagaaacTAAAATGTAGTTTGAATTTGTTTCAAGAAAGGACTGAACAATAATAATGGTATATTTTGAGAATGTATACTGCAACTCTGCTCATGCACGTCTCCTCCCTGCAGCCCCCTCGGTGATCCTGGATGTGAAGGACCTTCCTCCACATCCAAGCAGGACGCAGTGCCCAGAATGCCTGCAGTTCATCGTGACAGAGACTTTTACTTCTATTAGCAGTGTGACCTGGCTGGCGTGCTTCATAACCGCGTTGATCGGGTAGGAACTCTCCCTGCCCACATGTTGACTGCTGAAATATTTGCCTAGACACACAATCAGGCCTTGTTGTGTCTGTTTCAGTTTGTACAGGCCCCTTTCCAGGTCTGTTGTCATTTTGGTTTCTTCCTCTTTTGCAGGTGCGTGGCTGGTTGTTGCTTCATCCCCTTCTGCAGCGATAGGTTCAAGTCCGTCACTCACAGATGCCCCAAGTGTCGTACATCACTCGTAACTCTCAAAAAGCTCTGAGAGAAAAGCAGTTTGCGAAAGCTCAGAATGACAAGACATTGGACATTTAGTTAATGCTAATGAAATAATTGAGCAAAGAGACTCTTTTGAAGAGTTTATTTGGTCTCCTCCAACCTTTATGTTGCAGAGTACACTGAATATCAGTGACTAAGAATTATTGTCGGTCAATTTACATTTGGATGCTATGATGTTGGTTTTAATCCAGCACATGTCAGCAAAGATGTGGTGTACTTACATATTCAGGATATATCTGTATATATACTTACCCtcctttttataaaaaaaaaaaaatgtacaacctTTAAAGTGTTTGTGGTGATGCTTAAAAGCTGGCTGTGATATCCCAAATAATATCTATATTTACAAACTGTTAGATTTATatgaaacataacataaacGCAACTGTTCGTAAAAAGCCCACAAACGATGTGTTGTTTTTGGTGTTGAGTTAGACTAGAATAGTAAAGAAAACTTTTCTCATTCCAGCAGTAAACCCATTTTAAAatgacagagaaaaaaaagacatccaTGACTTCAGGCCTCTTTACAACATTTCTCCAACATTCAGTCAAATGTGTCAGTGATATTCCAGAAATAGAAAgtaaacatacttttgcaaATACAAGACACGGCCTACAGTGCTGCATcacattcttttctttttccattaaAGCTGTTTTCCTCATAAAtgtatgaaagaaaaaaaattacagaAAAGTAAATAACTGGTTCAAATCCCGTGCAACCAGCAGATGTCACCAAAGCACAGCAGTGCAGGAAAACAGGGCTCTTCAAACTTCAGAGTTGCTCTGCCGGCTTTTAAAGCAGTAAATTATGGGAAATATTGTGAAACAGAAGATTTTTATGCATCATTAATTTTTGACAAATATGGAATATGTTTCACATGGTGCTTACAGTCATAATTGGTGACAACATTTTTAGAGCGTTTTAAAATATAGGATGGGTTTGGTCCAAGAGGATTTGGCTGCAGGTCAAAACTGAAGCTCAGCTCCACTTCTCCACAGTTTGCATCGTGTTTGGTCAGTGCTGTTTAGCCTCATACTTCTGGGCCTTTCTATAATGATCACATTTACGGTTCAAATTCAAATTCCTCAGAAGTTGCATACAAATCAGGAACACGTGGAAGAGTAAACAACATAATAGCCCTCATCTGCATACAGTGTTTTCTCACGACTAATAAGGAAGAGCACTTTTTTCTGCCTTCTCTGCAGCCGCCGCTGAGAACAATGCTAGGTTCTCTAAGAACAAAGAGAAATCAATAATGTGCGAACAGACTGAtgcatgatttgaaaataaaatcttcacaGCGACTTCCCCTTTTAGCTCAGCCTGCAAGCACCTGTACCATTTTATCTCTTTGCTTATACAATCAGAGCATTTACTGTAAAACAGAACCATTCACCATCTTCTAACTGGCATTGCATGATCAGATAATTACTGACTGGATTTATTTGGACAGAAAAGCAGAACAAAGCCACCAAATTCCAAACAGCTCTGATTGCCTCGTAAAAAGAAGAGCAATCTTTCCCTGCATCACGAGTGAAATTGGAATGAAATAAGAGTTCACCTTTACAGCACTCAGTCCCAGTTCAAGTGCAGTTCGTGAGAGTCCAGGAAGTCAGAGGAGAAGACACCCACCGGTACGTCCAAAGGGTTAACTCCCTCTGGTGGCACGGCCAGAGTAAGGTCGAGCCAGTCCATATTGTCCATGCTAGTGTTCTGAAGGTTCGGTGCACAGGATGGTGTGTTTTCAATAAAGTCCACTTCCATGGTGACCTCGGGTGAATTTAACTCCTCCATCAGCTTCAGTTTCTGTGGCTCCATGTCAGTAACTATCAAGGCGTCCATAAAAGTTTCCATTTGGATGTCTGAGGTCAGGGCCGCCAGGCCGGCCGAGGAGCCGTGCGGCGCGGTGGGCAGCTGGGCCACCTGAACCAGAGGTGGAGGCCGGGACAGAACCGTGTTGATGGGAAGGGTGGTTACGCTGGCTGTCACTGGGAGAGGCTTGTCCAGGCTGGGAGAATC
This window of the Cololabis saira isolate AMF1-May2022 chromosome 21, fColSai1.1, whole genome shotgun sequence genome carries:
- the LOC133422108 gene encoding uncharacterized protein LOC133422108, with amino-acid sequence MTSSNTELNKISLELKNLSLKRHQLEDRRKILCIFQELRSRAEFGQTEEATATREEVELINNILQELNERAAELQRDYDSALNAKNRNSQKDISVSSSQEVQPDVSSQSSSIFYIESPPTFPAPSVILDVKDLPPHPSRTQCPECLQFIVTETFTSISSVTWLACFITALIGCVAGCCFIPFCSDRFKSVTHRCPKCRTSLVTLKKL